Proteins from one Catalinimonas alkaloidigena genomic window:
- a CDS encoding ATP-dependent Clp protease proteolytic subunit, with translation MFTPTTPQANLVPMVIDSSSRGERAFDIYSLLLKERVIFLGSGIDDQVANLIVAQLLYLNSQSQKEQINLYIHSPGGSVYAGLAIYDAMQMIAAPVSTVSVGFSASMGTALLAAGCKGKRYALPHATIHMHPTGGGAKGYTEDVRIATREQERIQTQLFHLIGKHCGRSWREVEEFFIRDKYMNAIEAQEFGLIDEVLGDTSDLILLKQSALEVTFFGNGKPLTNG, from the coding sequence ATGTTTACCCCAACTACCCCCCAGGCCAATCTGGTCCCGATGGTGATCGACAGCAGCAGCCGCGGCGAGCGCGCCTTCGACATCTACAGCCTGCTCCTGAAAGAGCGGGTCATCTTCCTGGGCAGCGGCATCGACGACCAGGTCGCGAACCTCATCGTGGCGCAGCTCCTCTACCTGAACAGCCAGAGCCAGAAGGAACAGATCAACCTCTACATCCACAGCCCCGGCGGCAGCGTCTATGCCGGACTCGCCATCTACGACGCCATGCAGATGATCGCCGCGCCCGTCTCGACCGTGTCGGTGGGTTTTTCGGCCAGCATGGGTACGGCCCTGTTGGCGGCGGGCTGCAAAGGGAAGCGGTACGCCCTGCCCCACGCCACGATCCACATGCACCCGACGGGCGGCGGCGCAAAAGGCTACACGGAAGACGTCCGCATTGCGACCCGCGAACAGGAGCGCATCCAGACGCAACTGTTCCATCTGATCGGCAAGCACTGCGGCCGGTCGTGGCGAGAGGTGGAAGAATTTTTCATCCGCGACAAGTACATGAATGCCATCGAGGCGCAGGAGTTCGGGCTGATCGACGAGGTGCTGGGCGATACGAGCGACCTGATTCTTCTGAAACAGTCGGCGCTGGAAGTCACGTTCTTCGGCAACGGCAAGCCCCTGACCAACGGATGA
- a CDS encoding RDD family protein encodes MDFEHDYQLKTKPSLGKRCVAGLIDYGLIMSYFFLMIYSFGEPNDEGGYSVNGWPGFSITVVWFILTIGLEQMTGSTLGNKSQGLKVAPKTDPRKSLTFGQSLKRHLLDMIDLWPFGLLGILTIKNTEYNQRLGDLWAKTVVLDKADSEQGLKQKEIKN; translated from the coding sequence ATGGACTTCGAACACGACTATCAACTGAAAACTAAACCTAGTTTAGGAAAGCGATGCGTAGCAGGTCTTATTGACTACGGACTGATAATGTCGTATTTCTTTCTAATGATTTACTCGTTCGGAGAACCAAATGACGAAGGTGGCTACTCGGTAAATGGATGGCCAGGTTTTTCAATAACGGTGGTTTGGTTTATTCTGACTATTGGACTTGAGCAAATGACAGGTTCTACTTTAGGGAATAAAAGTCAAGGATTAAAAGTTGCACCTAAAACAGACCCTCGGAAATCATTGACTTTTGGTCAATCCTTAAAACGACACCTTCTTGACATGATTGACCTTTGGCCATTTGGACTTCTAGGAATTCTGACAATTAAAAATACCGAGTATAACCAACGACTTGGAGATCTTTGGGCAAAGACAGTTGTACTTGACAAAGCGGATTCAGAACAGGGATTAAAACAAAAAGAAATAAAAAACTAA
- a CDS encoding DUF2116 family Zn-ribbon domain-containing protein, with the protein MSETEERHCEECGTVLHGRADQRFCSDQCRTSHHNRQRTDATNLVRRINRILLKNRRILEKLNPEGRVVKVTEEALRRQGFDFKHFTSTYVTRKNDTYYYCYDQGYLQQEGGMFVLVVNRDYKQATADAG; encoded by the coding sequence ATGTCAGAAACTGAAGAACGCCATTGCGAAGAGTGTGGCACCGTACTCCACGGACGCGCCGACCAGCGTTTTTGCTCGGACCAGTGTCGCACCAGCCACCATAATCGCCAGCGCACGGACGCGACCAACCTGGTGCGCCGCATCAACCGCATCCTCCTGAAAAACCGCCGCATTCTCGAAAAACTGAACCCCGAAGGCCGGGTGGTCAAGGTGACCGAAGAGGCGCTCCGCCGCCAGGGCTTCGACTTTAAGCACTTCACCAGCACGTACGTCACCCGCAAAAACGACACGTACTACTATTGTTACGACCAAGGCTACCTGCAACAGGAAGGCGGCATGTTTGTCCTTGTGGTCAACCGCGACTACAAGCAGGCTACCGCCGATGCAGGGTAA
- a CDS encoding single-stranded DNA-binding protein — translation MNALRNRVMLIGKLGADPEIKQLNSSPGAAPRTLAKFSLATDEVYRNAQGEKVTETQWHSITAWGRLAEIAAQYLTKGREVAVEGKIVYRSYEDAQGNRRFSTEIVINDLLMLGQKPKAETELDPLLVA, via the coding sequence ATGAATGCTTTAAGAAATCGTGTGATGTTGATCGGCAAACTGGGTGCAGATCCTGAAATCAAGCAACTGAACAGCAGCCCGGGGGCAGCTCCCCGTACGCTCGCCAAATTTTCGCTTGCCACGGACGAGGTCTACCGCAATGCCCAGGGCGAGAAGGTCACCGAGACGCAGTGGCATAGCATCACCGCCTGGGGACGCCTGGCCGAAATTGCGGCCCAGTACCTGACCAAAGGCCGTGAAGTGGCGGTAGAGGGGAAGATCGTCTACCGCAGCTACGAGGATGCGCAGGGCAACCGCCGTTTCAGCACCGAGATCGTGATCAACGACTTGTTGATGCTGGGGCAGAAGCCCAAAGCCGAAACCGAATTAGACCCCCTGTTGGTCGCCTAG
- a CDS encoding nuclear transport factor 2 family protein, with the protein MELTKKQVVAAEEALIAAMRRNDAEALDPMLHDALIFHTPDGQRVTKAMDLDAHRSGGMVVHTFEVRERHVEIVGDTAVLSFHLNGSASVFGQPMDGQFRYLRVWKWLDRRLQVIGGSFIRIE; encoded by the coding sequence ATGGAATTGACAAAAAAACAAGTTGTCGCCGCCGAAGAGGCGCTGATCGCGGCGATGAGGCGGAACGATGCCGAGGCCCTGGACCCGATGCTGCACGACGCGCTGATCTTCCACACCCCGGACGGTCAGCGCGTCACCAAGGCGATGGACCTGGACGCGCACCGCTCCGGCGGGATGGTCGTCCATACGTTTGAGGTGCGTGAACGGCACGTGGAGATTGTGGGCGATACGGCGGTGCTTTCCTTCCACCTGAACGGCAGCGCTTCCGTCTTCGGCCAGCCGATGGACGGCCAGTTCCGCTACCTCCGCGTCTGGAAGTGGCTGGACCGCCGCCTGCAAGTCATCGGCGGCAGCTTCATCCGCATAGAGTAG
- a CDS encoding RNA polymerase sigma factor: MTENLVLEPVVEDQGAVREALFLDLYQRAFPVVARYVGRRGGSFDEAKDVFQDALVIYYEKRVAGTLTLHASDKSYLVGIAKYLWGHRYREEMQHVSLDLTDDWTGEEAAAPSSTRLLRFLETAGQKCMELLRAFYYDQLPLREIATQFGYAGVRSATVRKYKCLEKVRDTVKEKSLQYEDFFD; this comes from the coding sequence ATGACCGAGAATCTTGTTTTGGAACCCGTTGTGGAAGACCAGGGAGCAGTCCGCGAGGCGCTGTTCCTGGATCTTTACCAGCGTGCCTTTCCGGTGGTGGCCCGCTATGTGGGCCGTCGGGGCGGCTCGTTCGACGAAGCTAAGGACGTCTTTCAGGATGCCCTCGTGATCTACTACGAAAAGCGCGTGGCCGGCACCCTGACGCTCCATGCCAGCGACAAGTCGTACCTGGTCGGCATAGCGAAGTATTTGTGGGGGCACCGCTACCGGGAGGAAATGCAGCACGTGTCGCTCGACCTGACGGACGACTGGACAGGGGAAGAAGCGGCGGCACCTTCGTCGACCCGTCTGTTGCGCTTTCTGGAAACGGCCGGACAGAAGTGCATGGAACTGCTCCGGGCATTTTATTACGACCAACTGCCCCTGAGGGAGATCGCGACGCAGTTCGGCTACGCGGGCGTGCGCTCGGCCACGGTCCGGAAGTACAAATGCCTGGAGAAAGTGAGAGACACTGTCAAAGAAAAATCCCTGCAGTATGAAGACTTTTTCGACTGA